The genomic window ATCGCGAAGCTGGAAAAAGACGGTAAGGAAGATCAGGCAAAGGAATTACAGGAGCAGCTGGATACTGCCGGCAGCCGAAAAAGCCTGACCGAAGACCTGTACGATATTATCATGGAAAATGAGATCCGGGCACCGGAGTCCGGTGCTTTCGACTGGACCGAAGTCCGTCAGTTCAATCTCATGTTCAAGACTCAGTTCGGTGCCACTTCTTCGGAGGAAGACGGAGTTTACCTGCGTCCGGAAACAGCTCAGGGCATCTTTGTGAATTACAAGAATGTGCTGGACACCGCAAGAGTTCAGGTACCCTTTGGCATTGCTCAGACCGGAAAAGCCTTTCGAAATGAAGTAGTCGCCAGACAGTTTGTATTCCGCATGCGTGAATTCGAACAAATGGAAATGCAGTATTTCGTGAAGCCGGGCACAGATCAGGACAGCTATGAGGAATGGCTGCAGAAGAGACTGGCATGGCATAAGAGTATTGGTATCCGTGAAGAAAACCTGCGAACGGCCCCGCATCCGGATGATAAGCTCGCTCACTATGCAAGAGCAGCAGCTGATATCCAGTATAAGTATCCCATTGGCTGGCAGGAAGTGGAGGGTATCCATAACCGTACCGATTTTGATCTTACCCAGCATCAGGAATTCTCCGGCAAGAAACTGGACTACTACGATCAGAAGAACCAGGAGCGTTATACCCCTTATGTGATAGAGACCTCTATCGGACTTGATCGCTGTACTCTGATGGTGCTTTGTGACGCCTACCGGGAAGAAGAGGTTGATGGCGATGAGCGCGTGGTACTGAAGATGGATCCACGTCTGGCACCCGTTCAGGTTGGTGTATTTCCGCTGATCAAAAAGCCGGAGCTGCAGGAAGTGGCCCATAAGATCGATAAAGATCTAAGAGAGGAATTTACGGTACAGTACGATGAATCCGGTTCCATTGGTAAACGATACCGCCGACTGGATGAAGCGGGAACACCGTTCTGTATTACGGTTGA from Balneola sp. MJW-20 includes these protein-coding regions:
- a CDS encoding glycine--tRNA ligase; translation: MSNLDNLDKIVSLSKARGFIFQSSEIYGGLSAVYDYGPLGVELKKNIRDQWWKEMTQRHDNIVGVDAAIFMHPKVWEASGHVGGFNDPMIDDKQSKKRYRADMIIEQYIAKLEKDGKEDQAKELQEQLDTAGSRKSLTEDLYDIIMENEIRAPESGAFDWTEVRQFNLMFKTQFGATSSEEDGVYLRPETAQGIFVNYKNVLDTARVQVPFGIAQTGKAFRNEVVARQFVFRMREFEQMEMQYFVKPGTDQDSYEEWLQKRLAWHKSIGIREENLRTAPHPDDKLAHYARAAADIQYKYPIGWQEVEGIHNRTDFDLTQHQEFSGKKLDYYDQKNQERYTPYVIETSIGLDRCTLMVLCDAYREEEVDGDERVVLKMDPRLAPVQVGVFPLIKKPELQEVAHKIDKDLREEFTVQYDESGSIGKRYRRLDEAGTPFCITVDFDTIEKDDKVTIRYRDDMSQVRIPIEKVADVVRDGMKGWSPS